GCACCTGCCGGCCGGCCAGCCATTTCGGGATCACCAGAGTGGTGGCCGGTGCCATACCCCCGAAAATAATCAGGGTTGCCACGATATGCAGTACCGCAGGTGTGGTGTGCCAGGACATCAGGCTGTCGCTCTGAAGAGCGAACCCGGCGTTGCAGAACGCGGACACGGCCGTAAAAATGCCCCGCCACACCGCCTGGGAACCCGTATCACCGGCCGTATAAAACATAAAGGTCAGCAAAACCGCCCCCAGGCTCTCGGCAGCAAAGGTAAACTTAAGGATGGTAACCAGTGACTGCACCAGATCTTTGTGATTGGTATCCGCCATGGAGGCCAGCACCCGTTCATGGGTAAGGCTGAGCCGCCTGCCCATGGTGTGCAGCCCAACCGTGGTGATACCCATGATGCCCAGCCCCCCCAGCTGGATCAGAACCAGGATAAAAAACTGGCCGTATTCGGTAAAATCATTGGGGGTATCCAAAACGATCAACCCCGTGACACAGACCGCACTCACTGCCGTAAAAGCCGCATCCACAAATCCGACGGTCCTGTCTTGTGCTGCTATCGGAAGCAGCAGCAGTAAGGTTCCCATGGCACACAGCCCCAGAAAGGTCACCACCAGGACCCGGGCCGGATGGCTGAGAAAAATGTCCCAGACCGGTTTCTGGGTCTCAACCCGTGTTTTCCGGATGAAAGGTCCCTGAATCTCAAAGTCCGCCAGCATGAATATGATGCTGATCAGTAAAACCGTTGCAGTCAATGCGAAATATGGACTGGTCATGATATGGGGCCATGCAGAGATATACCCTCCCAAAGCCCCTGCCACTCCCAGAAATTTGCCGGCAATGGGTTTGCAAAACAGTGTCAGTGCACATGAGAATATAAAGATTGACGCTGCCCCGGTAAATATCAGCCGCCAGAATGGGACTGTGCTGATATGACCGGTTTCGGCAAACAAGGCAAGCACCGGCAGAAACGACATGGCCAGTATAAAGGCCTGCATGCTGATCCGCGTCATGGATGTGCGTGTCATCATCTGTGC
Above is a window of Desulfotignum balticum DSM 7044 DNA encoding:
- a CDS encoding TrkH family potassium uptake protein gives rise to the protein MMTRTSMTRISMQAFILAMSFLPVLALFAETGHISTVPFWRLIFTGAASIFIFSCALTLFCKPIAGKFLGVAGALGGYISAWPHIMTSPYFALTATVLLISIIFMLADFEIQGPFIRKTRVETQKPVWDIFLSHPARVLVVTFLGLCAMGTLLLLLPIAAQDRTVGFVDAAFTAVSAVCVTGLIVLDTPNDFTEYGQFFILVLIQLGGLGIMGITTVGLHTMGRRLSLTHERVLASMADTNHKDLVQSLVTILKFTFAAESLGAVLLTFMFYTAGDTGSQAVWRGIFTAVSAFCNAGFALQSDSLMSWHTTPAVLHIVATLIIFGGMAPATTLVIPKWLAGRQVPIPARIALIASIVLLFLGTVFIMAFEWGGVLAGLSFSDKIQNAWFQSVTLRTAGFNSLDIAGIAHPTFLLMLVFMFIGGSPGGTAGGVKTTTIGILAMTFFANITNRREVVLQNRRIRAVTVFRAVTIVGAGLLLWFGVVLMLEVTQPQIRVKDLIFEATSALGTVGLSTGATGLLDEIGKIIIIIAMFCGRIGPVTLFMLLSDPQASSSSRCPDAKIFLT